TACCGTATTTCTATTCAGCACGTTGTTGATGTCTTCATGAGACCATAATCTACTACGTTTGCCTGGCTCTTTCGGAGACTGTTCATGAACAATTTCCCAGCCCATTGCTTGTAGTAAATCATGCATCAACAGTTCGTTGTTGGAGATAGTTATGAGAGATCTATCAGCAAGAACATCTAAACCAATGACAGGGTCTAGCTGGCAATAGTCTAGTATTTGTGTCACACGATCCTTATCCATCCCCTTGTAAAAGCAAGCAATATGCAGGAATATTTCTCTGTCTTTTTCATCCAGTCCATCAAAACTAATCCGAAGCACCCCAATAATGCGTTTGTCTGGTGTGTTCTTTAGCCTATCTATTGCACTTGCCCATTTATCAGCGCTTCTACCAAATAGAAAAGAACCTAAAACCACGAGAGCCAACGGAAGCCCCTGAGCATACCCTAGAATATGGTAGCACAGATCCAAATAATCTTCTGGTGGGGGACATTTCTTAAAAGCCCTCAAACTCAAAAGTTGAAGTGCTTCATCACAGTTTAACGGGTTAGCCTTGTATGTAGCATCAACGTCACGTGCCTTTAACAACTGAACATCTGTGGTGGTTATGATGACTCTACTCCCTGGACCAAACCAGTTGCGACTTCCAGCCAATTTCTCTAGTTGTGTCAACTGATCCACATCATCAATAACAACAAGCACCTTTATTCTACACAACCGCCTTTGTATCATAGCAGCTCCTGTGTATTCATCCTCTATATTTTCAACTTTTGCCATCAGGATTTTGGAAAGAAGTTTTTCTTGTAGAGAAACAAGGCCATTGGTTTTAGACATTTCTCTAACATTGGAAAGAAAGCAGGTTCAGTCAAAATCCTGACAAATTTCATCATGGATAGCTCGAGCAAGTGTTGTCTTACCTATGCCCCGCATGCCATGGATCCCTAATAAACGAACCCCACCAAGCTGCGGATATATGTAATTGCTTAATAAATCATCAACGCGGGAATCCATTCCTATGAAGCCCTTGTCAACACTTGAAGATGTATACACGGACTTCTTTAGTATATGATTAACAATTTTTGTTCTCCACTCCTGAGAAAATTTAGATAAAATAGTGAGTTAGAAACTTAGCAGTGTAACATAACGGGCAAAAACAATATTAGCATTTGGCAAGATTAAGTAAATGCCACATATTAAAAAGAAGAGATTATGTTGCTCTCGAAGGAGACTTACCGATAATTCCCGCCATCCCAGCCAGAAAGATTGGCGACTTGTGTCAAAGCAGCTCTCCAGGCATTTAGTCTGTCCCCGTTCTTCGTATAGACTTCTTCATGTTCCCTTACTTTCACTTCTACTTGGGTTTCTCTTTTGAGCTCAAAACTTCCCCTTTGGTGCCGCACTTCAGAAGGATCCACCCCGTAGAAGACGGGGAGGACTTGTTGGCCCCCCCTTTTCATGCATTGAATAATCTTGAcgagttcatccaagcaccatgaCGACTCAGCATATCTGGGTGAGAGAATGACAATCGCACATCTGGACTGCTCAATTGCAGCAAAAAGTTCAGGCCCAATGGATTTTCCTTTTTCAAGCTCTGGGTCATCCCGAAAGGTGAGAATTCCTCTCTGATTTAGTGTAGAATACAGATGATCGGTAAAATTATTGCGGGTATCTTCCCCCCTGAAACTTAGAAACACATCGTATTTCCATGGACGACGAGAAGAGGTTGACGCCATCGACCTCCTTCCCAATTGAATCAGAGTCGCCTATTGTTCACGGAAA
This portion of the Rosa chinensis cultivar Old Blush chromosome 1, RchiOBHm-V2, whole genome shotgun sequence genome encodes:
- the LOC112200410 gene encoding TMV resistance protein N-like yields the protein MASTSSRRPWKYDVFLSFRGEDTRNNFTDHLYSTLNQRGILTFRDDPELEKGKSIGPELFAAIEQSRCAIVILSPRYAESSWCLDELVKIIQCMKRGGQQVLPVFYGVDPSEVRHQRGSFELKRETQVEVKVREHEEVYTKNGDRLNAWRAALTQVANLSGWDGGNYR